One genomic region from Populus nigra chromosome 8, ddPopNigr1.1, whole genome shotgun sequence encodes:
- the LOC133702397 gene encoding methanol O-anthraniloyltransferase-like produces the protein MASSSSSPLRFSVKRREPQLIVPSKPTPHEIKQLSDIDDQQGLRFHLPFVMFYRSHPSMKREDPVKVIKEALGKALVFYYPFAGRIIEGPRSKLLVDCTGEGILFVEADAGVTIDQLGDSIHPPFSYIEEFLHDVPGSSGILGCPLLLIQVTRLACGGFIFAIRLNHTMSDSLGLSKFLNTVGEGALGASTPSLLPVWEREILNARNPPRVTCVHHEYEQLTHTETSIVMTLQEHEKYMAHRSFFFGPSELKSIRKHIPPHLQKCSNFEVLASFLWRSRTIALQLDPKEVVRLSVMINVRGKQGLKVPSGYYGNAFAYPTAISKAGLLCQSPLGYALELVRRLKTQMNEEYIKSAADLMVLKGRPHYTTVWSFLIADATRVGLGDIDFGWGKAVYGGPIGARPCTSFHVSGLKNSFGEEGILVPILLPLPIMNRFQQELLSNGIEYPRKIAPRL, from the exons ATGGCATCATCCTCGTCGTCTCCACTAAGATTTTCAGTCAAACGTCGTGAGCCACAGCTGATTGTGCCATCAAAACCAACACCTCATGAAATAAAACAACTCTCAGATATAGATGACCAGCAAGGTCTTCGTTTCCATTTGCCTTTTGTAATGTTCTATCGTAGCCATCCTTCCATGAAAAGAGAAGACCCTGTGAAGGTTATCAAAGAGGCATTAGGCAAAGCACTTGTGTTTTACTACCCCTTTGCCGGTAGGATTATAGAAGGGCCTCGTAGCAAACTTCTAGTTGATTGTACCGGCGAAGGGATCTTGTTTGTTGAAGCTGATGCAGGTGTAACGATTGACCAACTAGGTGACAGCATACACCCTCCTTTTTCTTATATTGAAGAATTCCTGCATGATGTTCCTGGATCTTCAGGTATTCTTGGATGCCCGTTGCTGTTGATTCAG GTGACTCGTTTGGCTTGTGGGGGATTCATCTTTGCAATACGCCTAAACCACACTATGAGTGATTCGCTTGGGTTGTCAAAATTCTTGAACACAGTTGGAGAAGGGGCACTAGGAGCAAGCACACCATCCCTATTGCCTGTGTGGGAAAGAGAGATCTTGAATGCTAGAAACCCACCTCGAGTGACTTGTGTGCACCATGAGTACGAGCAGCTAACACACACAGAAACCTCCATAGTCATGACTTTGCAGGAGCATGAGAAATATATGGCCCAtcgctctttcttttttggccCTAGTGAATTGAAATCAATAAGAAAGCACATTCCACCCCACCTTCAAAAATGCTCAAACTTTGAGGTGCTGGCTTCATTTTTATGGAGATCTCGGACAATTGCTCTTCAACTTGACCCCAAGGAGGTTGTTCGTTTATCAGTCATGATCAACGTACGTGGAAAGCAAGGCCTAAAAGTTCCTAGTGGATACTATGGCAATGCTTTTGCTTACCCAACTGCCATTTCAAAGGCTGGACTCTTGTGTCAGAGCCCATTGGGATATGCACTTGAGCTAGTGAGGAGACTGAAGACCCAGATGAATGAAGAATACATTAAATCAGCTGCAGACCTCATGGTGTTAAAAGGGAGACCACATTATACGACAGTTTGGAGCTTCCTTATTGCTGATGCAACTCGTGTTGGACTTGGAGATATTGATTTTGGATGGGGAAAGGCTGTTTACGGGGGTCCAATTGGAGCTCGACCTTGTACTAGCTTCCATGTCAGtggattaaaaaatagttttggggAGGAGGGTATTTTAGTACCTATATTGCTGCCATTGCCAATCATGAATAGATTTCAACAAGAGCTCCTGAGCAATGGCATTGAGTACCCAAGAAAAATCGCACCTAGGCTTTAG